The genomic window TGCTTGTGCTGTACAGGATAGGGCGACCGGGCGTTTCAGCTTTTCCATCAATACTAATTAACTCTTTTTCCAGCAGGCGTTGGACTGAATAATCTGAATTTACACCCCTAATCTGTTCAATTTCCAATTTGGTTATTGGTTGGCGATAGGCAATAATGGCAAGCGTTTCCATTGCAGCCTGACTTAATTTTTTCTTCGAGCGGTGTAACTGAAGTTGATTAACCGTTTCATGGTAATCTTTTTTGGTGAGAAACTGATAACCATTGTTTAAGAATACCAATTCGATGGCAAAATCATCATGGCTATATTTTTCTTTAATCTGCTCTATGCTTTCGAATACCTGTGTTTCGGTAAATTCTTCATTGAAAACGGCATTTAAGGCAAGTATAATTTCTTGCGTACCTATGCTTTGGCTGGAAGAAAATACAAGGGCTTCGATGTGTCTGGTGATGTTGTAATTGGGCATATACAAAAATAGAATTTTTGAGCATAAAAAAAGCGGTCTCGCTTTTAAAAACAAGACCGCTTTCAACACACAAATGAAACCTGAATTAAGATATAGTTTTAGGTTAGGTTATTAAATATCTATATCAATTCTATAAGAACGTCTTTGATAAACACTATCGTTTATTTCTAATACAAGTTTAAGGCTAAAGAGGGTTCGATCAAGATTCTATTTAGTGAGTGGTATTAATAATTGAGTAAACGGTAAATTTTCTATTTTAACGGTATAGAAATCGATACTGTTGTACCATTTGTGGTATTCTGCCTAACGTTTAAGTGTATAGGTTTTGCTCCAATCTGACCTAAAA from Flavobacterium sp. W4I14 includes these protein-coding regions:
- a CDS encoding segregation and condensation protein B (product_source=KO:K06024; cath_funfam=1.10.10.10; cog=COG1386; ko=KO:K06024; pfam=PF04079; superfamily=46785; tigrfam=TIGR00281), translating into MPNYNITRHIEALVFSSSQSIGTQEIILALNAVFNEEFTETQVFESIEQIKEKYSHDDFAIELVFLNNGYQFLTKKDYHETVNQLQLHRSKKKLSQAAMETLAIIAYRQPITKLEIEQIRGVNSDYSVQRLLEKELISIDGKAETPGRPILYSTSTLFMDYFGLNNLNQLPQLKDIVKEENTVGENVE